Below is a genomic region from Verrucomicrobiota bacterium.
CAGCGCCTGATCAGGAAGAAAAAAATAAACCCTGATCGCGTCGCCATCTGTTCCTCGCACACACATTCCGCCCCGTGCCTGACGGGCATATTGCCGAATCTTTTCAGCGAACCGATCCCGCCGGAGCATCAGGTCAAGATCGATCGCTACACGCGAGAATTGATCGACAATCTGGAAAAAGTTGCGCTTGCGGCGTTGGCCAATCGAAAACCTGGAAAACTGTCATGGGGTCAGGGCACAGCCGGTTTCGCCAAAAACCGCCGCCCGCAAGGCGGCCCGGTCGATCATGATTTACGAATTCTTGTTGTCACTGACGCCAAAGGCAAACTGCGCGCCGTCGTGGCGAACTACGCCTGCCACTGCACGACCGTCACTGGTGAGTTCAATCAAATCTGTGGCGACTGGGCCGGCTACGCGCAGGAATTTCTGGAGCGAGATCATCCCGGCGCAATTGTTCTTACTCCCGTCGGTTGTGGCGCGGACTCCAATCCTTTTCCCCGACCCGGTTTCGACCTCGCCAAGCAGCATGGCCAGGAAATCGCGACACAGGTCAACCGTCTCCTTGCAAATCCGCTCACTCCGATTCGCGGCCAACTTCAATGTCGCACCAAGCAGATTGAACTTCCCTTCGACACGTTGCCAACCCGCGAGCAATGGGAACAGCGCGCGAAACAATCCGGCGCCGTGGGTTATCACGCGAAGATCAATCTTGTCCGGCTCGATCGTGGCGAAACATTGCCGACCAAACTACCTTACCTGGTGCAGACCTGGAATTTCGGCAACAATCTGGCGATGGTTTTCCTCCCCGGCGAAGTCGTCGTTGATTACTCGCTGCGTTTGAAAAAAGAATTCGACACCACGCGCCTCTGGGTCAACGCCTACGCCAACGACGTTCCCTGCTACATCCCGTCCCGGCGCATTCTCAAGGAAGGCGGCTACGAAGGCGGCGACGCGATGGTCTATTACGACCGCCCCACCAAATTGGCGATGGAAACCGAAGACCTGATCATCGGCGGCGTTCACGACCTGATGCCCAAAGAGTTTTTGTTCGAGGATAAGAAGGCCAAGTTCCCACCGGCGAACCGCTGATCATCGGCCCGGTGGCGAAGAGTCAGCGCTGATTTCGAGGGCGCCAATGCAACCACCAAAGCCGCGAACCACGCGAACACTTTTGCCGCATTGTGTTCTTTTGCGGCAATTGAATCTGCGTTCATCGTCGTTTATCTGCGGTTAAAAACAAATGGCTGACGTTTTCACCAAGGCGAAGCGGGCGCGACGGGACAGAATTCAAGGCGCGGCAGGTTCGGCGCGGATCAGCGGCTTCAGCCGTTTAAGCATCACCACGCCGATGCCCGGGACTTTGCCGAGGTCGTCCGTGATCTTGTAAGGCCGGTGGGCCATGATGCGCTCGGCCAGCTTCGGGCCGATGCCGGGCAGCTTTTGCAATTCCTCGTAAGTGGCATTGTTGATGTCCACCAACGAAGCAGCGATCGGGGTGTTGGTTGGCGCGACGCTGACTGCAGCGGATCCGACCTGGCGCGGAAATTTGGTTTCGTCCCAGATGCCGCGTTTCTTTTCGCGCGCGATGAGTTCGAGGTTTTTGAGTTTGTTGATGAAGGTGGTGGAGCGCGGGCCATCCGGCCAGTTGGCGCGCAGGCCGTAGATGCGAGCGTGTCCATGGGCGACCAGTTCCTCGGCGAGGTTTTTGCCATTGACGAGCACGACGGCGTAGAAACGAGCCAGGGTGCTGCGGCCCATCGCATTTCGCCACCGGGTGATGACCGTGATGTCTGCATCGGAAAGGGTCGCGCGCGTAAATTGCGACGCGGCCGTGCCCGCACGCGAAATGTCGTTAGGCGAAATTCCGAAATAGGCGGCCTGATCTTGGGCACGTTCCGTGAGAGTGGCATCGCTCTCCGGCGCGTCCACGAAGTAGAGGCGGAAGACGTATTCGCGTTCTTTGTGGGCCACATGAAAACTGTCACCGTCCACGATGGCATTGGCATTGGTGATGAGGTGACAGCCAGCGAGGACTTCCCATGCGTCGGCGCTTTTTTGCTGGGCGAGCAGGCGCGGCGTCGGGCACAGGACCAGTCCAAGGAGACAGGCCAGCACGATTCGCTTCGGGACGACGACGGGACGTGCTTTGGCCATAAAGGCACTATGGCACGCTCGCTCGCGAATGCAGCATTAAATTGAGGCGGAGAAGGTGTCGCTAGGAGACGCGTCGCGCCCGAAACGGAGAGCGACTCTGTGGCGCGAGATGCGACTTGTGCGGCGGATTCAAAGGGTCTGGCGGCAACTCGTTAAGACGCGGACGAGTGCGGCCCGAATTCCGTTTGCGCCACCGTCGAGACCTCAAACACAAGATGATCGACATCACCGATCTGCCGCGTGCGGCTGTGTTCCGGTGCCAGCTTCATGAACAGGTTCAGCATTTTCTGGTTGGAGGTCATTACGTCGGCCTCGAACCAGCGAATCCCGTCCGCAACGGCCAGGCGCGCCAGGAGTTGCAGGAGAAAGGTACCCAGCCCGCGGCGTTGAAAATCATCATGCACGGTAAAGGCGACCTCGGCGGCGCCGGGCTTGGGCAGCCGCACGTAGCGCGCGCCACAGACGATGCGAGTGGCGTCATTCGCCGACACCACACCCACGACGCACAACTCGTCCGTCCGATCAATGGCAAGCATCCGGCGGAGTTGGTCGGGCGCGACGCTGCGGATGGGACTGAAGAAGCGGTGCAACAAGGTCTCGCGCGAAGCGGTGCGGATGGCTTCGGTGATGAGGGGTTGATCGTCCGGCCGCACATGCCGGAAGCGCACCAGTGGTCCACCGGCCAGCGGCCATTCGGCGAGCCACTCGGGGTCGCTGGCGCTGGGCAGTTTATATTGTGCCGTCGGATCGTCCACGTGTTCAATATGACTCATCCGGGTTAAACGATGCAGAAAATCTTGGGCTGACGAAGCTCTTTCCCACCTTCAGTGGGCGCTGGGCTGAACCGTTGTTTTGGAATAATCGAAGGTAAACAATTCGGCGTCGGTCAGACGGAAAACGATGCGCATCTCATTCAACGTCGCTTCGCAGACCGAGCGGCCTTTCCAAGTAATCTCCTTGCCAAAGCCCGATTCAGTGACGAGGTCGCAGTCGGCGAAGGAAAAGCCGGGCAGGACTTTGTTGTCGTCGCCGCGAAGCTCGGCGCGCAGTTCTTTCCGAATGATGGCGTTGACAACGAGCGTGGATTTCTTTGGCGGAGTCAACAATGGTCGCGTCATCAAGAATCCCGGAGCGCTTGAGTTGGGCCGCACGCCGATCAAACGATCGCGTTCACAGACGGCGAGGCCAATCGAGCCGACGTTTTCCTGCTTGGTGTCGTGCGGGAGGGGAAAGCCGCCGTAATAAAATCGCAATTCGTCGCCGACTTCGACGGGGCTTTCCGCCGCCATGACCATGCCGGCTTCCCACGAACCGGCCGCGCCGCGCTCCAGAAACGGCGGGTGCGTGGGGATACGGTCCCAGACTTGTCCGTCGCCGCTCCAGGCCAGTTCAGAGTGCATGAAGCCCGTCCCGCGATCGTAGGTCTGGAGTTGGCCGAACAAGAGATCGCCGCGCCGGAAAACGGTCATGCCGTAGAATTCCGGTTTATCGGTTTCGGTCGGCACAAGGATGTTGCGCTCGTGCGTCCAGTGTTGGAGGTCGCGACTTTCCTGGACGGAGACGCGGCGTTTGTGGTCGCCGGCGTAGGCGCGCGGTCGGCAGAACAGCAGCCAGCGATCGCACACTTCGTCATAGACGAAATTGTTGTGCGTATCGCTGTGATACGAGATGGCCGGAGTCTGCCACGTGAACTTGAATGACTTGCCATCGTCGGATGAGGAAACGAACACGCCGCCCTTTTGATTGTGGATGGCGAGAAATTTTCCGGTGAACGCGCGTGGTTTCGGGTTGAGGCACACGTCGATGTTCTGGGTTTTGTCCGTGCCGAGGCGGATGACATTGTTGTCCTTGCTGCCGGCGTAATCGAACAGACCCAATGACGGTTTGCGCCAAGTGATGCCGTCGGGCGATTCCGCATAGCAGACGTTGTAGGAGAACGGGAGTTTGTTGTAGTAGGCGTTGCTGCTCCAGATCGAATACCACATCTTGAACAAACGGTCCTGGGGATCGAACAGCACGGAGCCGCCCAAATGCGGGCCGGTGCCTTCCCACGGATGCTCGCGGACGATGAGCGGATTTCCCGGATGGCGTTTGGGCGGGACAACAAAACGTTCGAGTTGCCAGCGGTCCTCCACGACGCGGCTGTCGCACACAAAGTACGGACCTCTTGCTGCCGACACTTTGTAATCGGGAGCCGGAAGCGTCACGGCTGCCAACGCAAGCGGCGGCGCCAGAATGAAAACGAAAGCGCCGTAACTCTTAAGGCGGAAGGGCATCAGCCGTTATTAATCCCAAATCCGGTACGGGAGCAAGGTTCTTTCCAGAAAGACGCCGCAGCGCGGACACTTGCCCGGTTCCTTCCACGGTCGTGTCCGATGCAGTTTAGACACCGGACAGGCCGGTGTCACCACGGACCATTTTATTTGGGTCAATCCAGCAATCAACATTTTATCGGCCAGGACGGAATAAAGCGAAGGGTCGCCTCCACCGGCAATCGTCGTGAATGGCTTCTTTCCCAAGCTATTCTTTCGCGCACGAACTTCGGCGTCCGTGACGCGAACACGGATCGGCACGTCGTGCAGGTCACGGCAATCGCAACACTCGATGGTTTGGGTGATGCGACCAAATCCGTCATCGACGCCGCCACTGACTTTCGCCCGGTAACCGCAGCGTGGACAATCGAACAAGTAAGCTTTGCCCATGAAACAATCTAAGTTCGCCTGGGATTGTTCTTCGACCTCTGAGCCGAGGTCAGATTTCACGCCATAGCTGGTTGCAAGTCCCCCAGCGGTTCAACGTCCCGTTCGATTTGTTTTTCCTTTTCGTAACGCGCCAGACGCAAGTCGTAATCTGCCTGCAATCCCGTCCACAGTTCCGCCGTTGTGCCAAAGTAACGCGCCAGCCGCAGGGCCGTGTCTGCTGTGATGCTTCGCTTCTCCATCACAATCTCGTTAATCCGGCGCGGCGGGACATTCAACGCCCGCGCCAGCGCGTTTTGCGACAGGTCGCGTGGCTTCATAAACTCCTCGCGGAGAATTTCACCCGGATGTATCGGGGGCAATTTCTTTGCTTTCATAATCAATGGTAGTCCACAATTTCCACGTCGAACGCATCCTCACCAAGCCTGCAGAAAAGCAAATGCGCCATTGATCGTTCACGCGTATGCTGTGCTGTCCCTTGCGGTCGCCCTTCAACGCTTCCAACCGATTGCCATACGGCGAGCGCAAGTCCTGCAAATTCCGCGCTTGATGCAACAGCAACAGTTTCCGTCGCGCCACCCGTTGAATCTGTGTCGGCGGTCGTCTGGACGATTCATCGTTAAACAGCCGCTCGGTTTCCGGGCAGGCGAAGCTGCGTATCATCTATCCCAACCATAATGTTCGGCGTCATGCTGTGTCAAGAAACGCGCCTAACTCACCCAATCCGCCATAAGTTTTGCGCTTTGCTCTAAGGGCGACTCTCGACGATTGTTTTGACTTACGATTATTCGTCGGCATTCTTGGACCGCGAGAAACACATAAAACCATTGATTTCATTTGGGATGGTGCGCGCTGCAGGTTTCGAACCTGCGACCCCTACCGTGTGAAGGTAATGCTCTACCACTGAGCTAAGCGCGCCACCGGCCAAAAACTAACGGAGCGCCCGGACATTTCAAGATTTTCTTCGATGGTTCAAGGCATTGCCACCGTTAGGAGTTCCGCCTTCCGGCGGTTCTTGCTTTAACACACGTTCTGACCGCCTGAAGGCGGAACTCCAAACAAAGTGTCCATGCAACTCTGACTGGTTCGGATTTCGGATTTCGGATTTGGGCTATGCACTTAATTCCCCTTGGCCCATCGGACACGCGAGAGCGTGAACTCCAACGC
It encodes:
- a CDS encoding neutral/alkaline non-lysosomal ceramidase N-terminal domain-containing protein; amino-acid sequence: MTNVLSRLTWFVTLALTLDLAAVEPNETRPIGVAKIDITPDYPIRLSGYGNRRKESEGVAQNIFAKALAMGSDKEGPALLITVDNCGVPVSVRDEVVQRLIRKKKINPDRVAICSSHTHSAPCLTGILPNLFSEPIPPEHQVKIDRYTRELIDNLEKVALAALANRKPGKLSWGQGTAGFAKNRRPQGGPVDHDLRILVVTDAKGKLRAVVANYACHCTTVTGEFNQICGDWAGYAQEFLERDHPGAIVLTPVGCGADSNPFPRPGFDLAKQHGQEIATQVNRLLANPLTPIRGQLQCRTKQIELPFDTLPTREQWEQRAKQSGAVGYHAKINLVRLDRGETLPTKLPYLVQTWNFGNNLAMVFLPGEVVVDYSLRLKKEFDTTRLWVNAYANDVPCYIPSRRILKEGGYEGGDAMVYYDRPTKLAMETEDLIIGGVHDLMPKEFLFEDKKAKFPPANR
- a CDS encoding helix-hairpin-helix domain-containing protein: MAKARPVVVPKRIVLACLLGLVLCPTPRLLAQQKSADAWEVLAGCHLITNANAIVDGDSFHVAHKEREYVFRLYFVDAPESDATLTERAQDQAAYFGISPNDISRAGTAASQFTRATLSDADITVITRWRNAMGRSTLARFYAVVLVNGKNLAEELVAHGHARIYGLRANWPDGPRSTTFINKLKNLELIAREKKRGIWDETKFPRQVGSAAVSVAPTNTPIAASLVDINNATYEELQKLPGIGPKLAERIMAHRPYKITDDLGKVPGIGVVMLKRLKPLIRAEPAAP
- a CDS encoding GNAT family N-acetyltransferase is translated as MSHIEHVDDPTAQYKLPSASDPEWLAEWPLAGGPLVRFRHVRPDDQPLITEAIRTASRETLLHRFFSPIRSVAPDQLRRMLAIDRTDELCVVGVVSANDATRIVCGARYVRLPKPGAAEVAFTVHDDFQRRGLGTFLLQLLARLAVADGIRWFEADVMTSNQKMLNLFMKLAPEHSRTRQIGDVDHLVFEVSTVAQTEFGPHSSAS
- a CDS encoding HigA family addiction module antidote protein, with protein sequence MKAKKLPPIHPGEILREEFMKPRDLSQNALARALNVPPRRINEIVMEKRSITADTALRLARYFGTTAELWTGLQADYDLRLARYEKEKQIERDVEPLGDLQPAMA